One region of Acidaminococcales bacterium genomic DNA includes:
- a CDS encoding Abi family protein — protein MLKQPASYKQQMEKLRVRGCTISDEKFCEQVLSQLNYYRLSAYFLPFKQADGAYRPGTNFYTVFKMYEFDMKLRRVLFSAIEEIEVYVKAQIAYYHAHKYGAAGYLDANNYNSSHSHDKFIAHIDKEKQNNSTTLFVRHHNQKYAGLFPIWVIMEIFTFGMLSKFYADLLVPDQKYLAKSLFNSMPGNVKSWLRCYTDLRNICAHYGRLYYRIFSAIPAGFANASADSKRRLFGAILAAKELYPDKRKWDAEVLSEITALTEQYAQVVQLKHIGFPPDWKKTLRKGSEPKGIQRIFRVRNRWSKKRR, from the coding sequence TTGTTGAAACAGCCTGCGTCCTATAAGCAGCAGATGGAAAAGTTGCGCGTCAGGGGTTGCACTATTTCAGATGAGAAATTCTGTGAACAAGTTTTGTCGCAACTTAACTATTACAGACTCTCCGCATATTTTCTGCCTTTCAAGCAGGCTGACGGCGCTTATAGGCCGGGAACCAATTTCTATACAGTGTTCAAAATGTACGAATTTGACATGAAACTGCGCCGCGTTCTTTTTTCTGCCATTGAAGAAATTGAAGTCTACGTGAAGGCGCAAATCGCTTATTACCACGCGCACAAATATGGCGCAGCCGGCTATTTAGATGCCAATAACTACAACAGTTCGCACTCGCATGACAAATTTATTGCGCATATAGATAAAGAAAAACAAAACAACAGCACGACACTTTTTGTGCGGCACCATAATCAAAAATACGCCGGACTTTTCCCCATCTGGGTAATAATGGAAATATTCACTTTCGGCATGCTGTCTAAATTTTATGCCGACTTGCTTGTTCCCGACCAAAAGTATCTCGCCAAAAGCCTTTTTAACTCAATGCCGGGGAATGTTAAGAGTTGGCTGCGCTGCTATACTGACTTGCGCAACATTTGCGCCCATTATGGCAGGTTATATTACCGTATTTTTAGTGCGATCCCCGCCGGTTTTGCTAACGCAAGCGCGGACAGCAAGCGGCGACTGTTTGGAGCTATATTGGCTGCAAAGGAGCTTTACCCTGACAAACGCAAGTGGGATGCTGAGGTTCTATCTGAAATAACCGCTCTGACTGAACAATATGCGCAAGTGGTGCAATTAAAGCATATCGGTTTTCCTCCCGACTGGAAAAAGACATTGCGCAAAGGGTCTGAGCCTAAAGGCATTCAACGCATCTTTCGTGTTAGAAACAGATGGTCTAAAAAGCGGCGTTGA